A genomic window from Candidatus Thermoplasmatota archaeon includes:
- the hycI gene encoding hydrogenase maturation peptidase HycI: MNILLGVGNELNGDDGIGGWIARNFSSKEWISIDCFTVPENYMTEIKRYKAEKIVIVDAADMGLEAGDIRIIPKEKIGSASFSTHSLPLSVFISHIEKITEADVSLIGIQPKQFYGEISKEVKRAGEKLLEILKKKNLDEIGILMSKNSIEDKADMPTSKRVAVIKNIKRKRKRREFMASLVLVLSTLGYNMSLLDLRRQPDHRHLSEKRSRTLQ, encoded by the coding sequence ATGAATATACTGCTCGGGGTGGGCAACGAACTTAATGGCGATGATGGTATAGGCGGATGGATAGCCCGCAATTTTTCTTCCAAAGAATGGATATCAATAGATTGTTTCACCGTTCCCGAAAATTACATGACCGAGATAAAAAGATACAAAGCGGAAAAAATAGTTATCGTGGATGCCGCTGATATGGGACTTGAAGCAGGCGACATAAGAATTATCCCGAAAGAAAAAATAGGTTCGGCCAGCTTTTCCACCCATTCTTTGCCTCTCTCGGTTTTTATAAGCCATATTGAGAAAATAACAGAAGCAGATGTATCGCTGATAGGAATACAGCCGAAACAATTTTATGGGGAAATCAGTAAAGAAGTGAAAAGAGCGGGGGAAAAGTTGCTGGAAATATTGAAAAAGAAAAATCTTGATGAAATAGGAATACTAATGTCAAAAAACAGTATAGAGGATAAAGCAGATATGCCGACTTCAAAAAGAGTGGCCGTCATTAAAAATATTAAAAGAAAAAGAAAGAGGAGAGAGTTTATGGCATCACTGGTACTGGTTCTGTCCACTCTGGGCTATAACATGTCATTGTTGGATCTCCGAAGACAACCTGACCACCGTCACCTGTCAGAGAAGAGGAGCCGTACATTGCAGTAG
- the albA gene encoding DNA-binding protein Alba, with the protein MNEEKSREKSEENVVFVGNKAPMSYVIAVITEFEQGAKNVILKARGRAISRAVDAAEIVKNKFLRDATVSNISIATEEIESGEGGKRNVSSMEITLTK; encoded by the coding sequence GTGAACGAAGAAAAGAGCAGAGAAAAAAGCGAAGAAAATGTAGTATTTGTCGGAAACAAAGCGCCAATGAGCTACGTTATTGCCGTGATAACGGAATTTGAGCAGGGGGCAAAGAATGTTATCCTGAAAGCTCGTGGAAGAGCGATTTCCAGGGCGGTAGACGCTGCCGAGATAGTGAAAAACAAATTTTTGCGGGATGCTACCGTATCCAACATATCAATAGCCACCGAGGAAATAGAATCAGGGGAGGGCGGCAAGAGAAACGTATCTTCAATGGAGATAACTCTGACAAAGTAA
- a CDS encoding MoaD/ThiS family protein, with the protein MEKGHEELIKKAQGQPDIKDLMRVKVKFFSTHREAVGRNEIEIELKEKANINEMMNMLMNTYPELRKLIDYTILSLNHRYANGTEPLKDGDEVTIFPPVGGG; encoded by the coding sequence ATGGAAAAAGGCCATGAAGAATTGATAAAAAAGGCTCAAGGGCAGCCAGACATTAAAGATTTAATGAGGGTTAAAGTGAAATTCTTTTCAACACACAGAGAGGCTGTGGGCAGGAATGAAATCGAAATCGAGCTGAAAGAAAAGGCAAACATCAATGAGATGATGAATATGCTTATGAACACCTATCCAGAATTAAGAAAATTAATCGACTATACCATACTATCGTTAAACCATAGATATGCAAATGGAACAGAGCCGCTGAAAGACGGCGATGAGGTCACAATATTCCCACCAGTTGGAGGAGGTTGA